TAACTGAAGGAAGCCAGTCACAGAGGACCATGGAGGATTTGACTAATATAAAATGTCCACAGAACctgggaaaaggaaggaatgggGAGTAGCTGCCAGTGGGCACAgggtttctttttggggtgatgaaaatgccCTGGAAATAGAGTGGTGATGGTCACATAACACTGTGAAAGTCACATATGTCACTAATGGCGAATTTCATGTATATCTTACTATAGtgattaaaaaaagcaaaaagatgtCATTAGTTCTGATATTCTATAAGTTCTATGAATTGAAGGATTTAGAAAGGTAAACAGCTCTGTGTCCAAAGAGAAGTTGAGGTCTTTGGAGAGAAGCTGTGGTGACTTTTCCGTCTTGTACAAAAAAAGGGAACAACTTGGCACAGCAATGCACTAACAAGGCCCCGAGGGCCCTGCAGGTCCTGAAAGTTGTAGAGGGTCAGAGGTGATCAGAAATATCAGGGGAGGTCATGGGTACTCCTTGAAGGTCAATTATGTATGCTAAATTCACTGAAAGGAATTCACTAAAATCCTTTTTGGAaccaagcaaaaaataaatatgggaacCTTTATATATGTGCTATGACAAATTGGGCCAGAATCTGCTCTttcatgtcacatttttttttttttagaatatgaaTTAGCTATTGGCATCGTGATAAAACGACTAATTGCTACTCACCCTATGGAGGATGGACTCATTTTCTGAATACTTTTGGTTGTAATAATCACGGGGGATCTTCCTTTCAGGAGCTGAAATTCTCTTCCCTGAATAAGCACAGAAACAACGCCACAAATGATTGCCCTTGACAATGGTTAGCCCAGCTCTCCCCTGACTGCCTGCATGGCGTGTACCTGTGAGCATGAACTGCCCCCAGGCCGGCCCCATCTTAAGTCTCCTGCGTTGCCAGCATCCTCAGCCACACAGGGATGTGGCCACATTGTGCACTCAGGGCAGCATGCCACCCTGGGGAAGAGACATTTAGCAGGGCTGGGTTTTTAAGGCGATAAGGGGAGCCATTACTACAGGGGCCACACCTGTCTAGCTACTCTCTCGTTCTACTCATTTCCAAGATCTGTGATCCAACTAGATGTTGACTGTACACATCATTAGGTTGAAGCCATGTTGTGTTGAACTTGTGTGGATGAAGTTGTGGTGCAGGTTGTGTTGGTTGTGTGGAAGCCCAGGCACACGGAAATGAAGGAAGCATGCATGGACCTCTCGCTGTCCAGTTTTCATGGGTCAGTTTTGACCCTGGGTAGAGATTTATCATCTAAGGGGTTTACCAGGAGAGATTCATCATCTAAGGGGTTTTAGGCTTTCTCCACCCCCATGTTACCACATCGTGGTAGCAAAAACATCGGCCACATTGAGAGCTGTGTCCTCAACACACCTTCACAAAGAATTAATTGAATTGGGCCAAGAGAACAGAAGGTGATACCAGGCGGCCAACACACAGGCCTGGTGAAGTTCAGGAGCTACAGATAGCTCCCCTCTGGCCATTGCAGATGGTAGAAAGAACAAGATTTTGTATCAGGAAGCATGAGTGTCCAGTCTTATTTCTGCTTTGAGAAAGCCCTGCTTCATTCTTagatttctcatttataaaaggattcggggggggggggtgtctcacCGGGCTAAGATTGCGCTGGAGGAGTTcaaagaacccccccccccactttgaGGACTCTCAGCCCCCGCCCCCATCCCGCCTAGGCCTCTTGGTCTTCCTAGACCAGTCATTTAAAGACCTCGGCAGACACACAAGAAGACCCCTCTAGAGCCTGGTGCAGAACTAGAATAGCAGATGAACTGAGGTACACACAAGGAACGGCCTTCTCCTCTGCTCCATGGAGGACATCCAGTCCCTTGCATCTCGCCCAGGAGAGGCTCTGACCCTTGAGGCTTCCCGCTTCCTCCCCAGGCTTTCCCTGATGCTCACCTTTTCTAAGCTGAGCCTGTCTACCCGGACAGACTTCTTGGTGCCGGGCTAGCACTTGAAGCCTGATGAACTGGCCGCAGTGCAGGCAGCACTCTGTCTGCTTGTCACAGCGGGACTCGTGGATCTGCAGCTCCTTCAGGGACCCCGTCAGCTCACAGAACTTGCACTGGATGGAGTCTTGCTGGCGTTCCTCGGTCTGTGGGAGGCAGCAGGAAGGGCATGATCATTGGCCTCTTGGACGGCAAGTCAAGAACCCAAATCCATCTCCCTAGGGAACTGAAGCCAGTCAGAGAAGGCGAGGGCAAGGGCCAGAGTACAGGACAGTCTTCGAGGAATCTGAGCTCTCTTGGACCCCTGGACGTACAGAAAACCCTCCTATTCAACATCTGAGGATGGGGGGAATGTGTTTTCCTGAGGGGGGCTGGTTCTTCATGGCTCTCTGAACCCACTTGGGTGAGAAGGCAATTTCAGAGGGAATTTATGACTAGCTGCATCTCCCTTCTGCTCTCCTTCTCCCATGTTGGACTGCTTGACTGTAGAGGAGGAATTGCACCTGACTCTTACTGCATGCAATTCCAGCAAGAGCTTCTGTACTTTACTGACACATCTCACACCTGATTTAaacagagaaagaatgagagagagagagagagagagagagagagagagagagagagagagagagagagagagagagagagacagcaagaGAGAGAAACTTCACCCCACACCTCCAGCCTTCCCCACATCCACCTTGGTGCTTGGTGTTTCTAGAAGGTGGGGAATCAGGTGTGGCTACCTCACTCCTTCTAGCACCTAGCCCAGTGTTCAAGAAGCATTTGCTGGACGAGTTTGAGCTGAAACAGATGCCCAAGCCTGAGGACttccagacagacagacaagagGGCCCCAAGACAGACTGACATAAAAAAGCAGGAAAGAAGAAGCGATGCTTGTCTGCCCTCCTTTCTTGCTTTCCCTGGTTAGGAATCTTGAAAGAATATTTAAGCTTCCCTGAAACAGGAACCTCCCTGGTCTTGGCCAGACCCACAAACCTGTAGGAAAAGAATCTGAGAAAGAGAAACTGCGGGCAGAGTCACTCTAGTATGAGAAAGACATACTTTTTACACACAGGGGCTCAACAGGGGCTGAACAGCTTGCCCACAGGGACCAGGGAGGACTGGACTCTGGCCCCCGAGCCGTAGGTTCCCATCCCTCCTGCCACCTGCTCACCTGCTGGTGCTCATTTTCAAAATGCTCCTTCATCTTCGACTGTGGGATGGGCTCCTCACACTCTGGGCAAAGGACCAGGAACCGCAGGCAGTGGGCCTCGTGGAGGGTGAAGTGGGCAGAGGCCACACTTCTTCTGCTGTGGGAGCCAGGAGGGAGAAAAACAGGCTTATTGTCATGGTATAGAACACAGAGCTTATTTTCTACCCAGGGCCAGCTCCTTGGAGTCAATCAGCACTGAAGATATGATGGCATTGACCCCACCTGCCCTGCCTTCCCCAATGTTGGTCCAGAATCAGAACAATGCAGCACCTCATAATAAGTCTAAGGACGATTACAAAGTTCCTCCAGTGCTGGACCCAGCAGATGTGAAGAAGCAGGAGGCAGGGATTGCAAGGGGAAACCTTTTCCGGGGATAGATAAAATCATTTCCTGGATCATGGAATGGTTTCATAGGTATTGGACATCCATGAAAACGTCCCAAGTGGTACTTTAGAGACATCCAGTTTATCCTAGGTCAATTACACATCAGTAAGGTTGTAATCAAAATGCAATAACAAATATTTAGTTCttccaaagttttttttccctcattttctgGTGCCTCTGCTGGTTCAAGCCAGTTACCCTGCCAGTCCCAGGCTTCCTGCAAGGTTGATGACAACTGAGAATCTCCAATGTGAGAGTGATCCATGTCTCTGAGAGTGAGAGGCCACTCACCTGTTCCCTGCCAGAGAGGTCACAAAGCCCTTCCCAATGAATCAAGGCTTCTGAGCCTCCCACTTCCTGGGCAGGGCAGTTTTCCCAAAAATCTTTGTCACTCTCTCAGCTCAGCTATTTTAGACATTCTGGATCAGGCCTGTCCCAACTGGGCTACTCATACGTGTCAGAACTTAGGTCCTAACTTGGAGTCCTAATAATACGATCTTCACACCAATCTGTGAAAGAAGGGGGCCCATGGAGATTCCCCCGGACCGTTCCCACCCTCGTTTCCATCAATTCTTGCTGGCAGCTTGGGAGGAAGAAAACTCTATAGAGACTGTAGTCCTACAGCCCAGATGTCCAGAGAAGAGCCTGTCAAAGTCCCTATCACATGGGACTGGGCCAGGAGTGGCCATCAAATCTCACTACTCTTGGTTAGAACCAGCTGCCTGGTCAGAGGCACATGAGTGGCTTTACATTCCCTTTCCTCTGTTCCCCCTTCTCTACTCTGCCTGTCCTGTTCCCTGAGATCTTCCTAAGTTTGTTTCGAGGACCAGAGATCTAGAAAGGTCTGGTTGGAGCAAAGCTCTCTGGGGATATTCCACCCTGGTTCCTGCCGCTGGTAGAGAGCTTCGAGAGTGAGGCTCTTCCACGGGCAGCTGCCACTCACAGAGAGGTGTGGGCCTGGTACCTGCTCAGCTCGCTCTCAAGGTGAGGGTGGAAATGGTCCTGAGGAATCTCCGTGGGCCCCTTTCCTTCATAAATTGGTGTGGAGGCCATATTATCAGAACTCCAAGTCAGTTTCTAAGTTCCAAGTATGAGTAGCTCAGTCAGGACAATTCACCTGCATGTTTTCACTCCAGGCCTGATCCAGAAGGTCTGAACTAGCTGATCTGAGGGAGGGTACTCAAGCTCCAGTTCTCCTGACTACCCTACCCCTCTACAGGGTTTCAACTTCCCAACCCCAGGGGATCCCAGTCCCCACCCTCCTGGGCGTTTGAATGCAAAGATCACATTGTGTCCTCCTCACTTCAAAAACAGCCTTCTCTGGTCTGACCCTCACTAGTGGTCTCTGCTAGAGAAAGTGCCTTCTTACCAGTTCCCGCACACTTGGAAGTCTCCCTCCATGCTCTGCTCCCTGGAGTTTCTCTATTGGGTTTCGTTTCTGGAGGATGAGGAAAACAAAACCGAAAGTGTTACAACAGCCCAGCCCACAaccccagggagggaggggaatcTCTGAATTCGGAACCCAGAGACTCCCAGGAAGCCTCTCTGCAGCACGTCCAGCCCCTGCCAGTTCCCTGGACCTATGCTGTCCCCCTGTGCTGCTGTCACAGGCTGTTTCTGCAACCTCAAGAGCAGGAGTCAGAGGCCAGACGTCCCCACCTGCTTTGCTCCCTCCATCCCCTTTCCCTGCCATTGACTTCCCACACCTACCCCTTCTCCCGCTCTTCTGTGGTCCTTCCTCTGCAGGGAAGAGGTGGCTTTTCATGCTGAACTCCAGGGCTGCTCTCTGAAGAAGCTAATcccggaccttctgcaccctgcTCTGGTGCCAGTCAGTCATGACTTTGAAAATGGGGTCGGTGGCAGCTGTCCCACTCCtaggcttatacccaaaggacttaaaaacagcatgctacagggacacagccacatcaatgtttatagcagcacagttcacaatagcttaactgtagagccaacccagatgcctttcaattgatgaatggaaactttggtatatatacacaatggaactttactgagcattaaaagagaataaaatcatggcatttgcaggtaaatggatagagttggagaatataatgctaagtgaagttagccaatccccaaaaaaccaaaggctgaatgttttctttgatatgaggctGCAGACGCATAGGATGCAGGTGATtggggaggagcatgggaggagtggaggaactttagatagggcaaaggggagggaggatatgggggtaggaatgacagtggaatgagtgagacatcattaccctaagtacatgtataagacacgaatggtgtggaaatactttgtgtacaaccagtgacttgaaaaattgtgctctacatgtgtaatataaaatgaattgcattctgccaccatgtataacaaattagaataaataaataataaaaaagaaaaaaatgcaaaactaagaataaaattgaaaaaaaaaagaaaaagaaaatggggttGGTGGAAGAAATTTGGATGCAGAGTACTGTGTTCCCAGACTATAGGCTTTGGGTCACATCTTGGGAATGGAGTCACATATAGCATTTGGCAGGTTGGTGGTCAGGGGAAAGTGCCTATCTCCCTGAGCTTCCCCCACTGGCCCCCCGGggccccagtgctggggatcaaacccggggcTTTGCATGGTGGCCTAGTACTCTGctattgagctacaaccccagcctttttaatcttatttcaagacagggtctcactaagttgcccaggctggcctcaaacttgcaatcctcctgcctcagcctcccatgtaactgggattagaggtatatgccaccacactcagcaaaCTTGTCCTTCTTGATTATAAAGTAATCATAGCAAACACTGATGTAATGCCAAGTGGCAGGCATTGTGAGAAGGTCCTGTTATTGTCATCCCATTTTCAGCTAATGAAACTAAAGTACCAAGGGGCTATATAATCTGCACAAGTCACATAACCAATAGGCAGCGCAACCAGGCTTTGAACACGGCAACCTGGTCTTAGGTGTGTGTCTCCTGGAACAGCCAGCAGGGCGGTAGGCCAGAGTTTGAATCTGACAGTATAATTAACTGATAGCTTGAGTTATCTTAGCCTTTTTGAGATTTTGTTGACATTCTCTTGTTTATTGGACCACATGGTGGGAGGAGTGTCCCAGTAATTGTATGCAAAATTGCTTTTGCCTGAGGAGGCACCTAGAACcccaaataaataagaatgactagACCAGTTGACCTCAAGTCTTTGAATCTTTGAAGGTCAAAAAACCATGttctggggttggggctgtagctcagtggtagagcacttgccttgcatatgtgaggtagtgggttcgatcctcagcaccacataaaaataaacaaataaataaagataccatACCAACTAccactaagaaagaaagaaagaaagttctgTTAAAGGCAACATATGTCCAAAGTAATAATGCATAATTAAATTAAGTGACCATATAACATTTGCAAATTTGTCTACTagggtttgttctttttcaaaagaagaagtgGGGTGTGTTTAGTTAGATCAATAAAAGTGATAAAACAAGGCTGGGGGCATCGAGTAGTGTAGAGTGcttacccagcatgtgtgaggccctgggttttgttCCCAGCAGACacacattcaataaatatgaCAAAAGAGTATAtttagcagctcagtgagaaatgaaatatattcaaGCTGCAAAATGTTAGTTTGGACAACAATGGGCCAGAACAAGACAGTGGTCTCTTAAGAATGTAAATGAAAAACCCCTAACACCTAGTAATGCTATGGCTTCTCTCACATCTTAGCACAATGTGTTATTTGTGTTTATGGGTGATGC
This window of the Ictidomys tridecemlineatus isolate mIctTri1 chromosome 3, mIctTri1.hap1, whole genome shotgun sequence genome carries:
- the Xaf1 gene encoding XIAP-associated factor 1 isoform X1, with translation MEGDFQVCGNCRRSVASAHFTLHEAHCLRFLVLCPECEEPIPQSKMKEHFENEHQQTEERQQDSIQCKFCELTGSLKELQIHESRCDKQTECCLHCGQFIRLQVLARHQEVCPGRQAQLRKGKRISAPERKIPRDYYNQKYSENESILHRGKCCSVSESGKHHPSGKPKILPLPLPNETAGNQTSTAERDVRPKTRYRNKFPRFPENSTQKAQRNKNRTMNLPLKAEHKPRTAFPTEDEAAYDILRRCSQCGILLPLPTLCQHQEKCLRLASWKGKQVRKSS
- the Xaf1 gene encoding XIAP-associated factor 1 isoform X2; amino-acid sequence: MEGDFQVCGNCRRSVASAHFTLHEAHCLRFLVLCPECEEPIPQSKMKEHFENEHQQTEERQQDSIQCKFCELTGSLKELQIHESRCDKQTECCLHCGQFIRLQVLARHQEVCPGRQAQLRKGKRISAPERKIPRDYYNQKYSENESILHRFLADTTSLFVCGAEDRTRAARMTG